The following proteins are co-located in the Enoplosus armatus isolate fEnoArm2 chromosome 10, fEnoArm2.hap1, whole genome shotgun sequence genome:
- the prss23 gene encoding serine protease 23, whose product MMTPSELLTHLLLLLQLLLPLTLSSLHPPHYPSVHVPTLVPHAPTPLIRSRFSAQTQLDFTTHCNSSCFHRGEQEAQREQLTEKLAFETLYSDGSRTLTTVDVEGDEEFEGDTGHIAHPSPRRGPRVKPRHKRVRRQIYGADGRFNIQGDNFLLDYPFSTAVRISTGCTGVLVSQQHVLTAAHCVHDGKDYVKGARKLRVGFLIPPSINGTKAGLTSAKKPLVRWVRVKRTRVPKGWIQGPQEVSMDFDYALLELRWPHRRPFMRLSVAPSSDDLAGNRIHFSGFDSDRSGELVYRFCPVEEESSDLIYQHCDARPGASGSGVYGRVWDNSLERWERKVIGIFSGHQWLEIDGENRDYNVAVRITPLKFAQICYWVHGNRLDCVQD is encoded by the coding sequence ATGATGACGCCAAGTGAGCTCCTGACtcacctgctcctgctcctccagctcctcctccctctcaccctgTCCTCCCTGCACCCTCCTCACTACCCGTCTGTCCACGTCCCCACGCTGGTCCCTCACGCGCCGACACCTCTCATCCGCTCCCGCTTCAGCGCTCAGACTCAGCTGGACTTCACCACTCACTGCAACTCCAGCTGCTTccacagaggagagcaggaggccCAGAGGGAGCAGCTCACAGAGAAACTGGCTTTTGAGACGCTGTACTCCGACGGCTCCCGCACTCTCACCACTGTAGACGTGGAGGGTGATGAGGAGTTTGAAGGGGACACGGGTCACATTGCTCACCCTTCGCCGAGGAGAGGACCAAGAGTGAAGCCCAGGCACAAACGTGTGAGGCGGCAGATCTATGGAGCAGACGGACGCTTTAACATCCAAGGCGACAACTTCCTGTTGGATTACCCTTTCTCTACAGCCGTGCGGATCTCCACCGGCTGCACTGGCGTTCTTGTGTCCCAGCAGCACGTCCTCACAGCTGCCCACTGTGTGCACGATGGCAAGGATTATGTCAAGGGGGCGCGGAAACTCAGGGTGGGCTTCCTGATCCCTCCATCCATCAACGGCACCAAAGCCGGCCTCACGTCTGCCAAGAAGCCTCTGGTCCGCTGGGTGAGGGTGAAACGTACCCGTGTGCCAAAGGGCTGGATCCAGGGCCCTCAGGAGGTCAGCATGGACTTTGATTACGCCCTGCTGGAGCTGCGATGGCCTCACAGACGTCCCTTCATGCGCCTCTCCGTGGCTCCCTCCTCTGATGACCTGGCAGGGAACCGCATCCACTTCTCTGGTTTTGACAGCGACAGGTCCGGGGAGCTGGTGTACAGATTTTGTCCCGTGGAGGAAGAGTCCAGCGACCTGATATACCAGCACTGTGATGCCCGACCTGGAGCCAGCGGCTCTGGAGTGTATGGAAGAGTGTGGGACAACAGTTTAGAGCGCTGGGAAAGGAAGGTCATCGGCATTTTCTCTGGACACCAGTGGCTGGAGATAGACGGCGAGAACCGGGATTACAATGTGGCAGTGCGCATCACTCCTCTGAAGTTTGCTCAGATCTGTTACTGGGTGCATGGTAACAGATTAGACTGTGTCCAGGACTAA
- the cfl1 gene encoding cofilin-1 → MASGVKVTDEVIAVFNDMKVRKAQANEDEKRKRKKAILFCMSKDLKNIVLDDGKEILLGDLGTTVQDPYQHFVKMLPPDDCRYALYDATYETKETKKEDLVFIFWAPESAPLKSKMIYASSKDAIKRKFEGIKHEWQVNGLEDLKDRHTLAEKLGGSSVVSLEGSPI, encoded by the exons ATG GCCTCCGGTGTGAAAGTCACAGATGAAGTCATCGCAGTCTTCAACGACATGAAGGTGCGTAAGGCTCAGGCGAACGAggatgagaagaggaagaggaagaaggccATTCTGTTCTGCATGAGCAAGGACCTCAAGAACATTGTTCTGGATGATGGCAAAGAGATCCTGCTGGGTGACTTGGGAACCACCGTCCAGGACCCATACCAGCACTTTGTGAAGATGCTGCCCCCAGACGACTGCCGCTACGCCCTGTATGACGCCACCTATGAgaccaaagaaacaaagaaggagGACCTGGTCTTCATCTTCTG GGCCCCAGAGAGTGCCCCTTTGAAGAGCAAGATGATCTATGCCAGCTCAAAAGATGCTATCAAGAGAAAATTCGAAG gtATTAAGCATGAGTGGCAGGTGAACGGTTTGGAAGACCTGAAAGACCGGCACACCCTGGCAGAAAAGCTCGGTGGCTCGTCAGTAGTCAGCCTGGAAGGATCCCCTATATAa